One segment of Stappia sp. 28M-7 DNA contains the following:
- a CDS encoding DUF294 nucleotidyltransferase-like domain-containing protein — translation MSPASRQGNGQRAGATPLIALDVVVLDTETTGLDIRKDRIVQIGAVRMEGVEVHPELSFQELVAPGLAIPEVARRIHGLGDEDVAGKPDFSQVGPRLLEFIGDSVVVGHSIHFDLAVLRHEADRHGIAWREPRSLDVALLVAGLDRAMIDTSLDSLALGYGIPVEGRHTAFGDAVATARIYSALIPRLLAKDVRTLAEAENLSRKPAGLIARQEEAGWFERPSERPDFSRAVMRSGSQRAIDSFLYRHRLADVMNSPPICIAPEASLHEAAQLMADRGIGCLIVDPAHEDGEPGIVTERDVLHALAREGPGASEVAVGKVMSAPVISAPDDTFLYRALGLMARRNLRYIGVTDGAGRLAGVFTLRTLLRKRALATLTVGDEIATAARPRDLARVQAALPSLAAGLLADGQDARQVAAIIAAEARAMTARAAELAEAELVAAGRGPAPADYALLVLGSGGRGESLLAPDQDNALVIADDYTGDLDDPDDWFTRFAARINEILDRAGIPYCKGGVMAKNRPWRRRLGEWLDQARDWAGHPSPQALLSVDIFYDFTPAHVSGSGGSRLAGQLRRDAGEIARGSLSMLRALGNAAGSHAPPLGLFGRIKKDDTGRVDLKAGGLLPIVSGARAIALRHGVASLSTPQRLRQAAEKAGRSQADADLLADIHGFLMRLILTQQIVDLEAGVPPTNRVRLDALSHRDQDELREALGRIDLITHMLQDLLQGL, via the coding sequence GTCGCCCCCGGCCTTGCGATCCCGGAGGTCGCCCGCCGCATCCACGGGCTCGGCGACGAGGACGTCGCCGGCAAGCCGGACTTCTCGCAAGTCGGCCCGCGGCTGCTGGAATTCATCGGCGATTCCGTCGTCGTCGGCCATTCGATCCATTTCGACCTCGCCGTGCTGCGCCACGAGGCCGACCGGCACGGCATCGCCTGGCGCGAGCCGCGCTCGCTCGACGTGGCGCTGCTGGTCGCGGGCCTCGACCGGGCGATGATCGACACCTCGCTCGACAGTCTGGCGCTCGGCTACGGCATCCCGGTGGAAGGGCGGCACACCGCCTTCGGCGATGCAGTCGCGACCGCGCGGATCTATTCCGCGCTGATCCCCAGGCTGCTCGCCAAGGACGTGCGCACGCTCGCGGAGGCGGAGAACCTGTCGCGCAAGCCCGCCGGCCTGATCGCCCGGCAGGAGGAGGCCGGCTGGTTCGAGCGCCCCTCCGAGCGGCCGGACTTCTCCCGCGCGGTGATGCGCTCGGGCAGCCAGCGCGCCATCGACAGCTTCCTCTACCGCCACCGACTGGCCGACGTGATGAACAGCCCGCCGATCTGCATCGCGCCGGAGGCGAGTCTGCACGAGGCCGCGCAGCTGATGGCCGACCGCGGCATCGGCTGCCTGATCGTCGATCCCGCGCACGAGGACGGGGAGCCCGGTATCGTCACCGAACGCGACGTGCTGCATGCGCTGGCCCGAGAGGGACCTGGCGCCAGCGAGGTTGCGGTCGGAAAGGTGATGAGCGCGCCGGTGATCAGCGCGCCCGACGACACGTTCCTCTATCGCGCCCTCGGCCTGATGGCCCGGCGCAACCTGCGCTATATCGGCGTCACCGACGGCGCCGGACGGCTGGCCGGCGTCTTCACTCTGCGCACGCTGCTGCGCAAGCGCGCGCTGGCAACGCTGACCGTCGGCGACGAGATCGCCACCGCCGCCCGCCCGCGCGATCTTGCAAGGGTGCAGGCCGCCCTGCCCTCGCTCGCCGCCGGGCTGCTGGCCGACGGCCAGGACGCACGGCAGGTGGCGGCGATCATCGCGGCGGAAGCGCGGGCGATGACGGCGCGCGCGGCGGAACTGGCCGAGGCGGAGCTGGTGGCCGCCGGCCGTGGCCCGGCGCCGGCCGACTATGCGCTGCTGGTGCTGGGTTCGGGCGGGCGCGGCGAAAGCCTGCTCGCCCCCGACCAGGACAATGCGCTGGTGATCGCCGACGACTATACGGGCGATCTCGACGACCCCGACGACTGGTTCACCCGCTTTGCCGCGCGCATCAACGAGATCCTCGACCGCGCGGGCATCCCCTATTGCAAGGGCGGGGTGATGGCGAAGAACCGGCCCTGGCGGCGACGCCTCGGCGAATGGCTGGATCAGGCGCGCGACTGGGCCGGCCACCCCTCGCCGCAGGCGCTGCTCAGCGTCGACATCTTCTACGATTTCACGCCCGCGCATGTGTCGGGCAGCGGCGGCAGCCGACTGGCGGGGCAGCTGCGGCGGGACGCCGGCGAGATCGCCCGCGGCTCGCTCTCCATGCTGCGGGCGCTCGGCAATGCGGCCGGCAGCCACGCCCCGCCGCTCGGCCTGTTCGGGCGGATTAAGAAGGACGACACGGGCCGCGTCGACCTCAAGGCCGGCGGGCTGCTGCCCATCGTTTCGGGCGCCCGCGCCATCGCCCTGCGCCACGGCGTCGCCTCGCTGTCGACGCCCCAGCGCCTGCGCCAGGCGGCGGAAAAGGCCGGCCGCTCGCAGGCGGATGCGGACCTGCTCGCCGACATCCATGGCTTCCTGATGCGACTGATCCTGACCCAGCAGATCGTCGACCTGGAGGCCGGCGTGCCGCCGACCAACCGGGTGCGGCTCGACGCGCTGAGCCACCGCGACCAGGACGAGCTGCGCGAGGCGCTCGGCCGGATCGACCTGATCACCCACATGCTGCAGGACCTGTTGCAGGGCCTGTAG
- a CDS encoding tautomerase family protein, giving the protein MPVVRVTLIEGYPAETRRLLGERLTAAVRGTMAAPLEGITVAIEEVRPDNYMRGGTSRVPGAPSPDPQALVRGFLEAMEARDLARASEYLAEGFVMTFPGGVSFSRPEELAAWAKGRYRFVRKSYEGFDTALGVEGATVFCFGTLSGEWPDGTAFSGVRFIDRFEVEAGKLTRQMVWNDLVTRI; this is encoded by the coding sequence ATGCCGGTGGTGCGCGTGACCTTGATCGAGGGCTATCCGGCCGAGACGCGGCGGCTTCTGGGCGAGCGGCTGACCGCCGCCGTGCGCGGCACGATGGCCGCGCCGCTGGAGGGAATCACCGTGGCGATCGAGGAGGTGCGGCCCGACAACTACATGCGCGGCGGCACGTCCCGCGTGCCGGGCGCGCCGTCTCCCGACCCGCAGGCGCTGGTTCGCGGCTTCCTCGAGGCGATGGAGGCGCGCGATCTCGCCCGCGCCTCGGAATATCTCGCCGAAGGGTTCGTCATGACCTTCCCCGGCGGGGTCAGCTTTTCCCGACCCGAGGAGCTCGCCGCCTGGGCGAAGGGGCGTTACCGCTTCGTGCGCAAGAGCTATGAGGGGTTCGACACGGCGCTGGGCGTCGAGGGCGCCACGGTGTTCTGCTTCGGCACCCTGTCGGGCGAATGGCCGGACGGCACCGCCTTTTCCGGCGTGCGCTTCATCGACCGGTTCGAGGTCGAGGCGGGCAAGCTGACGCGGCAGATGGTGTGGAACGACCTAGTCACCCGAATCTGA